The Linepithema humile isolate Giens D197 chromosome 7, Lhum_UNIL_v1.0, whole genome shotgun sequence genome has a window encoding:
- the LOC137001230 gene encoding uncharacterized protein, with the protein MKRHTTSQEASEVSKKLRSKNADCDLLITENTQLEIFYENVFSNFHSLNLIHLLNQTFTGQKILAKYRDKILPRNIRKILVDLIIRSLLEIPSLLTHDELQVPELINYHFEILTNKLCDVFTKETPETYFIPPKTENKNQTISRGKLVDKYRNWRTAQKELGLIESKNSEVESEEKNCTSADNSPNEHIVWLLNNNAPWRNVINHWQLSVEVRLREFQYNVGSVKEIFDKYSVLKQPCGYELIESDFMYEKGREGMLYATWPELSNKLHDLMKIEIKDNAAKELLETLSFPTVSEEERNLKLLLLLPALCPPVCKIKKSKTIWKPTIEEAQASFILHVKTPGDIDKALTGMRDKYANFGVQLQPLIIAVGPTLSEVTGYYVNIDDTRYRFPSILAAVDLCFKSFHVLHAKYPKPSEPIWLFIQKIVYSFTTPWDKKLPCVATLVSTVQNM; encoded by the exons ATGAAAAGGCACACCACATCGCAAGAGGCAAGCGAAGTTTCTAAAAAACTACGATCGAAGAATGCTGattgtgatttattaattactgaaAACACTCagcttgaaatattttacgaaaacGTTTTTTCTAATTTCCATTCACtc aatttgattCACCTCTTGAATCAAACATTCACTGGCCAGAAGATTTTGGCGAAATATCGAGATAAAATTCTACCACGAAATATTCGGAAAATTTTAgtcgatttaattattagatcgTTGCTGGAAATTCCATCATTGTTGACTCACGATGAACTACAGGT gccagaattaataaattatcactttgaaattttaactaATAAATTGTGTGACGTCTTCACGAAAGAAACTCCAGAAACATATTTCATTCCTCcgaaaacagaaaataaaaatcagactATTTCACGTGGGAAGCTTGTTGACAAATATAGAAACTGGCGAACTGCTCAAAAAGAATTAGGTTTAATCGAATCGAAAAATTCTGAGGTTGAAAGTGAAGAGAAAAATTGTActt ctgCTGACAATTCTCCCAATGAACACATTGTTTggttgttaaataataatgcccCGTGGAGAAACGTTATCAATCACTGGCAATTGAGTGTTGAAGTTAGATTGCgagaatttcaatataacgTAGGAAGTGTTAAAgagatatttgataaatattcagTTTTAAAACAACCTTGTGGATATGAGTTG attgaAAGCGATTTTATGTacgaaaaaggaagagaaggTATGTTATATGCTACGTGGCCAGAATTGTCAAATAAACTTCatgatttaatgaaaattgaaataaaagataatgctGCTAAGGAGTTACTTGAGACTCTCTCTTTTCCTACAGTGTCTGAGG AAGAAAGAAACTTGAAGTTGTTACTTCTTTTACCAGCTCTGTGTCCACCAGTatgtaaaatcaaaaaatcAAAGACCATTTGGAAACCAACTATTGAAGAAGCACAGGCGTCTTTTATTTTGCATGTGaag ACTCCAGGCGACATCGATAAAGCACTAACCGGAATGCGAGATAAGTATGCCAATTTTGGTGTTCAACTTCAACCTCTCATCATCGCAGTAGGACCAACATTGTCAGAAGTCACTGGATATTACGTAAACATAGATGACACAAGGTATCGCTTTCCAAGTATTCTAGCTGCTGTAGACCTATGCTTCAAAAGCTTTCATGTTTTGCACGCGAAGTATCCAAAACCAAGTGAACCAATTTggctttttattcaaaaaattgtatattcttTTACGACCCCGTGGGACAAAAAGCTGCCTTGCGTTGCAACTCTCGTTAGTACTGTACAAAACATGTAA